One Halocalculus aciditolerans DNA segment encodes these proteins:
- a CDS encoding YrdB family protein has translation MSSESPSVSVALAARFLLELGALAALGYWGWVAGDTVASRAVLAAGAPLAAAVVWGAFVAPRARYRLADPARLLVELAVFGAATAGLSLAVSAAAAFAYAALVAVDEAWLAARGER, from the coding sequence ATGTCGTCCGAGTCCCCGTCGGTGTCGGTGGCGCTCGCGGCGCGTTTCCTCCTCGAACTGGGGGCGCTGGCGGCGCTGGGCTACTGGGGGTGGGTGGCGGGGGATACGGTCGCGTCGCGGGCGGTACTCGCCGCGGGCGCACCGCTCGCCGCCGCCGTCGTCTGGGGGGCGTTCGTCGCGCCGCGCGCCCGCTACCGGCTCGCCGACCCCGCCCGCCTCCTCGTCGAACTGGCCGTGTTCGGCGCGGCGACGGCGGGCCTCTCTCTCGCCGTCTCGGCGGCCGCCGCGTTCGCGTACGCCGCGCTCGTCGCCGTCGACGAAGCGTGGCTCGCCGCGCGCGGCGAACGTTAG
- a CDS encoding S9 family peptidase has protein sequence MAYDIERYLNIRSAGGPTFGPDGRLAFLMDTTGTSQVWRLDEPLEWPDQLSFHEERVTFASYSPTRDELVYGRDEGGNEKTQFFRLSGDGAEEVALTDTPDAIHQWGGWSHDGERFAFTANRRDEADFDAYVQRRDETGDDAELVFDGSDAGWLSVAGWSPSDDRLLVHEMHSNVAHDLHVVDIDTGEATRLTGGEEAEVRYASASWSPDGDGLLVATDRGRDTLALCRLDADTGDLTPVAEGGDWDVSSVFVDHESSRIAYARNVDGYTDLTLGRLDGATVEREESPADGLPDGVLTGFSFGPDAERIAVSWSAPTENGNVFVADLDGDEPTRWTDAATAGIPRDGFRDPELVRFDSFDDLEIPAFLTVPEGDGPVPVIVDIHGGPESQRRPSFSALRQYFVDNGYAVFEPNVRGSAGYGKEYMNLDNVERRMDSVADIDAGVEWLTDRDGVDADRVVAYGGSYGGFMVLAALTEYPERWAAGVDVVGIANFVTFLENTGDWRREHREAEYGSLAEDREFLESISPINNIEDIRAPLLVLHGANDPRVPVGEAEQIADEASEHVPVEKLVFDDEGHGFSKLENRITAYSAVVDFLDEHV, from the coding sequence ATGGCGTACGATATCGAACGCTACCTCAATATTCGGAGCGCGGGCGGTCCGACGTTCGGCCCGGACGGCCGGCTCGCCTTCCTGATGGACACGACGGGGACGTCGCAGGTCTGGCGGCTGGACGAGCCGCTCGAATGGCCGGACCAGCTCTCCTTCCACGAGGAGCGCGTGACGTTCGCGTCCTACTCGCCGACGCGCGACGAGCTCGTCTACGGCCGCGACGAGGGCGGGAACGAGAAGACGCAGTTCTTCCGGCTCTCGGGCGACGGCGCGGAGGAAGTCGCGCTCACCGACACCCCCGACGCCATCCACCAGTGGGGCGGCTGGAGTCACGACGGCGAGCGCTTCGCGTTCACCGCGAACCGCCGCGACGAGGCGGACTTCGACGCCTACGTCCAGCGCCGCGACGAGACCGGCGACGACGCCGAACTCGTCTTCGACGGGAGCGACGCCGGCTGGCTCTCCGTCGCCGGCTGGAGTCCGAGCGACGACCGCCTCCTCGTCCACGAGATGCACTCGAACGTCGCCCACGACCTCCACGTCGTCGACATCGATACCGGCGAGGCGACACGCCTCACGGGCGGCGAGGAAGCGGAAGTCCGGTACGCGTCCGCGTCGTGGTCGCCGGACGGCGACGGCCTGCTCGTGGCGACGGACCGGGGCAGGGATACGCTCGCGCTCTGCCGCCTCGACGCCGACACCGGCGACCTCACTCCCGTCGCGGAGGGCGGCGACTGGGACGTCTCCAGCGTCTTCGTCGACCACGAATCGTCGAGGATCGCCTACGCGCGGAACGTCGACGGCTACACCGACCTCACGCTCGGCCGTCTCGACGGCGCGACGGTCGAGCGCGAAGAATCCCCCGCGGACGGCCTGCCCGACGGCGTCCTCACCGGGTTCTCCTTCGGCCCCGACGCCGAGCGCATCGCCGTCTCGTGGTCCGCGCCGACCGAGAACGGGAACGTCTTCGTCGCCGACCTCGATGGCGACGAGCCGACCCGGTGGACGGACGCCGCGACCGCCGGCATCCCCAGAGACGGCTTCCGCGACCCCGAGCTCGTCCGCTTCGACTCATTTGACGACCTAGAGATTCCCGCGTTCCTCACCGTCCCCGAGGGCGACGGCCCCGTCCCCGTCATCGTCGACATCCACGGCGGCCCCGAGTCCCAGCGCCGCCCCTCCTTCTCGGCGCTCCGCCAGTACTTCGTCGACAACGGCTACGCCGTCTTCGAGCCGAACGTCCGCGGCTCCGCGGGCTACGGGAAGGAGTACATGAACCTCGACAACGTCGAGAGGCGGATGGACTCCGTCGCCGACATCGACGCCGGCGTCGAGTGGCTCACCGACCGAGACGGCGTCGACGCCGACCGCGTCGTCGCCTACGGCGGCTCCTACGGCGGCTTCATGGTGCTCGCCGCGCTCACCGAGTATCCCGAGCGCTGGGCGGCCGGCGTCGACGTCGTCGGCATCGCGAACTTCGTCACCTTCCTCGAAAACACCGGGGACTGGCGGCGCGAACACCGCGAAGCCGAATACGGCTCCCTCGCCGAGGACCGGGAGTTCCTCGAATCCATCAGCCCCATCAACAACATCGAGGACATCCGCGCCCCGCTCCTCGTTCTCCACGGCGCGAACGACCCGCGCGTCCCCGTCGGCGAAGCCGAACAGATCGCCGACGAAGCGAGCGAACACGTCCCCGTGGAGAAACTCGTCTTCGACGACGAGGGCCACGGGTTCAGTAAGCTCGAGAACCGCATCACCGCCTACAGCGCCGTCGTCGACTTCCTCGACGAGCACGTCTGA
- a CDS encoding DUF309 domain-containing protein, whose product MDEHTRDPGVAPPLGTPAGWRPIRREWEHATLRRATEHAVRLHNDAAYLDAYDCVKYEWYNYGDGTRESKFCHGLQQAIAARHKHDVDVPEGARSLARTARKYLQDTPADFYGLDVGGLRDTLAEVESEPDAFDGFRLVLDGEPVTAYPADYAFADDLP is encoded by the coding sequence ATGGACGAGCATACGCGCGACCCCGGCGTCGCGCCGCCGCTCGGCACGCCCGCGGGCTGGCGGCCGATTCGCCGCGAGTGGGAGCACGCGACGCTCCGCCGCGCCACGGAGCACGCCGTCCGCCTCCACAACGACGCCGCCTACCTCGACGCCTACGACTGCGTGAAGTACGAGTGGTACAACTACGGCGACGGCACGCGGGAGTCGAAATTCTGCCACGGCCTCCAGCAGGCCATCGCGGCGCGCCACAAACACGACGTCGACGTCCCCGAGGGCGCGCGCTCGCTCGCCCGAACGGCGCGAAAATACCTCCAAGACACGCCCGCGGACTTCTACGGCCTCGACGTCGGCGGCCTCCGCGACACGCTCGCCGAGGTCGAATCGGAGCCGGACGCCTTCGACGGCTTCCGCCTCGTCCTCGACGGCGAGCCAGTGACGGCCTATCCGGCGGACTACGCGTTCGCCGACGACCTCCCCTGA
- a CDS encoding helix-turn-helix domain-containing protein, whose amino-acid sequence MSDSAAPVGDASGLQLTLKVWHPGCWSIEVTEDRPGGLLAHAVYRTAEDNVRSLFTAYGDTTAEVDALVDAIRDSEHTNSVLELEERYGSSVSTPEAGGVARELFVEETPEHSVNDAFVSRGFLHDQPIRIVDGEEFWPVFYRGSRAELEATLEEIREERDADIEVTRISSSGPPQGSTHRRVDRLSEAQRDAYELARAEGYYSWPRQITVRELAEKQEVSKTTFLEHLRKAESKLLDP is encoded by the coding sequence ATGAGTGACAGTGCTGCGCCCGTGGGGGACGCGTCGGGGCTCCAGTTGACGCTGAAAGTCTGGCACCCGGGGTGTTGGTCCATCGAGGTGACGGAAGACCGGCCCGGCGGCCTGCTCGCGCACGCGGTCTACCGGACGGCCGAGGACAACGTCCGCAGCCTCTTCACCGCCTACGGCGACACCACGGCGGAGGTGGACGCGCTCGTCGACGCCATCCGCGACTCCGAGCACACGAACTCCGTCCTCGAACTCGAGGAGCGCTACGGCTCCAGCGTCTCGACGCCTGAAGCCGGCGGCGTCGCCCGCGAGCTGTTCGTCGAGGAAACCCCGGAGCACTCCGTCAACGACGCCTTCGTCTCGAGAGGCTTCCTCCACGACCAGCCCATCCGCATCGTCGACGGCGAGGAGTTCTGGCCCGTCTTCTACCGCGGGAGCCGCGCTGAACTCGAAGCCACGCTCGAAGAGATCCGCGAGGAGCGGGACGCCGACATCGAAGTCACCCGCATCTCCTCGTCGGGGCCGCCGCAGGGCTCCACGCACCGCCGCGTCGACCGGCTCTCCGAAGCCCAGCGCGACGCCTACGAGCTCGCGCGCGCCGAAGGCTACTACTCGTGGCCCCGGCAGATAACCGTCCGCGAGCTCGCCGAGAAACAGGAGGTCTCCAAGACCACCTTCCTCGAACACCTCCGCAAAGCCGAATCGAAACTCCTCGACCCCTGA
- a CDS encoding ABC transporter substrate-binding protein, translating to MAPNHINVGRRDLLKVGGAAGLTALAGCSSFGGGGGSDTYTIGMVDSQTGSLSEFGTRNERGRELALADVNDVGVNGGELAISVGDSQSTNQAGVSAAQKLVNQEGVPFLIGAVGSGVSIAIYESVINGTDVVQLSQNSTGPKLTEYPDLLRMSPTGKTQSKAISDIVSEDGHDSVALTYINNEYGSGIADAFRDAYPGDIAYDAAHDQGQASYSSIVTAMNESGASAWVFITYQPEFSTMAQDAYDQGYGEGVTYYGADSVKGTNVIENTPEGSIDGMKIVAPSAAVDQENYKNFASTFEDEYGSAPTAWSAYTYDCVITAALSVQAADEFTGSALGDVVRDVTRPSGEKVQTYKAAHDILADGGSASDVDYQGVSGPIDLDQNGDPAAYLQVFEVQDHAYVSTGFIST from the coding sequence ATGGCACCGAATCACATTAACGTAGGTCGCCGCGACCTGCTGAAGGTCGGCGGCGCGGCGGGACTGACGGCGCTCGCCGGCTGCTCGAGCTTCGGCGGGGGCGGGGGAAGCGACACGTACACCATCGGCATGGTCGACTCGCAGACCGGCTCGCTCTCCGAGTTCGGGACGCGGAACGAACGCGGCCGCGAACTCGCGCTCGCCGACGTGAACGACGTCGGCGTGAACGGCGGGGAGCTCGCTATCTCCGTCGGCGACTCGCAGTCGACGAACCAGGCGGGCGTGTCCGCCGCGCAGAAACTCGTGAACCAGGAGGGCGTCCCCTTCCTCATCGGCGCGGTCGGCTCCGGCGTCAGCATCGCCATCTACGAGTCCGTCATCAACGGCACCGACGTCGTCCAGCTCAGTCAGAACTCCACGGGCCCGAAACTCACCGAGTACCCCGACCTCCTCCGGATGAGCCCGACGGGGAAGACGCAGTCGAAGGCCATCTCCGACATCGTCTCCGAGGACGGCCACGACTCCGTCGCCCTCACCTACATCAACAACGAGTACGGCTCCGGCATCGCGGACGCCTTCCGCGACGCCTACCCCGGCGACATCGCGTACGACGCCGCGCACGACCAGGGGCAGGCCTCCTACTCCAGCATCGTCACGGCGATGAACGAGTCCGGCGCGAGCGCGTGGGTCTTCATCACCTACCAGCCGGAGTTCTCGACGATGGCGCAGGACGCCTACGACCAGGGGTACGGCGAGGGCGTCACCTACTACGGCGCGGACTCCGTGAAGGGGACGAACGTCATCGAGAACACGCCCGAGGGCAGCATCGACGGCATGAAGATCGTCGCGCCGTCCGCGGCCGTCGACCAGGAGAACTACAAGAACTTCGCGTCGACCTTCGAGGACGAGTACGGGAGCGCGCCGACGGCGTGGTCCGCGTACACCTACGACTGCGTCATCACCGCGGCGCTCTCCGTGCAGGCCGCCGACGAGTTCACCGGGAGCGCGCTCGGCGACGTCGTCCGCGACGTCACCCGGCCGTCCGGCGAGAAAGTACAGACCTACAAGGCCGCACACGACATCCTCGCCGACGGCGGGAGCGCGAGCGACGTCGACTACCAAGGCGTGAGCGGCCCCATCGACCTCGACCAGAACGGCGACCCCGCCGCCTACCTCCAGGTCTTCGAGGTCCAAGACCACGCCTACGTGTCCACTGGGTTCATCTCGACGTAA
- a CDS encoding branched-chain amino acid ABC transporter permease has translation MTNPVTSWYDGLTQAESNVAWTVGVMCVLFVIGVGSGVLNLAYGLYLLALAGMYVLLSLGLNVHWGYAGLINFSVAAFWGLGAYGTALVSARDSPLPFTVDPIVGLFVGLGLAAVVAVIIGVPTLRLRTDYLAIATLGLAEVIRSVFNNQQAWTNGPSGILGLPLFFGNWPVLGDVPRGAPTYFLDVVLVAVFIGVTYWALRRLHLSPWGRTVRTIRADEDLAEALGKDAFRFKMEAFVVGSVVMALAGVFYAHLNLAITPSALDPTQTFYVWIAVILGGSGSNRGAFFGGLVLVIIVEGTRFLGGDLLPAAFPTAAVRLLVIGLLIVGVMYFRQEGILPPQHELVTPGTTDGGGPAGPAAGENGGGRSD, from the coding sequence ATGACGAACCCAGTCACGAGCTGGTACGACGGGCTCACGCAGGCGGAGTCGAACGTCGCCTGGACGGTCGGCGTCATGTGCGTCCTCTTCGTCATCGGCGTCGGCTCCGGCGTCCTCAACCTCGCGTACGGCCTCTACCTCCTCGCGCTCGCCGGCATGTACGTGCTCCTCTCTCTCGGCCTGAACGTCCACTGGGGGTACGCGGGGCTCATCAACTTCTCCGTCGCCGCCTTCTGGGGGCTCGGCGCGTACGGCACCGCGCTCGTCTCCGCGCGCGACAGCCCGCTTCCCTTCACCGTCGACCCCATCGTCGGCCTCTTCGTCGGTCTCGGCCTCGCCGCCGTCGTCGCCGTCATCATCGGCGTGCCGACGCTCCGCCTGCGCACCGACTACCTCGCCATCGCCACGCTCGGCCTCGCCGAAGTCATCAGGAGCGTCTTCAACAACCAGCAGGCGTGGACGAACGGCCCCAGTGGCATCCTCGGCCTCCCGCTCTTCTTCGGGAACTGGCCGGTGCTCGGCGACGTCCCGCGCGGCGCGCCGACGTACTTCCTCGACGTCGTCCTCGTCGCCGTCTTCATCGGCGTGACGTACTGGGCGCTCCGCCGCCTCCACCTCTCCCCGTGGGGGCGGACGGTTCGCACCATCCGCGCCGACGAGGACCTCGCGGAGGCGCTCGGGAAGGACGCCTTCCGCTTCAAGATGGAGGCGTTCGTCGTCGGGAGCGTCGTCATGGCGCTCGCCGGCGTCTTCTACGCCCACCTCAACCTCGCCATCACGCCGAGCGCGCTCGACCCGACGCAGACGTTCTACGTCTGGATCGCGGTCATCCTCGGCGGCAGCGGCTCCAACCGCGGCGCGTTCTTCGGCGGCCTCGTCCTCGTCATCATCGTCGAGGGCACGCGGTTCCTCGGCGGCGACCTCCTCCCAGCCGCCTTCCCCACCGCCGCCGTCCGGCTGCTCGTCATCGGCCTGCTCATCGTCGGCGTGATGTACTTCCGCCAGGAGGGCATCCTGCCGCCGCAGCACGAACTCGTCACCCCCGGCACGACCGACGGCGGCGGCCCCGCCGGCCCGGCCGCCGGGGAGAACGGAGGTGGTCGCAGTGACTGA
- a CDS encoding ABC transporter ATP-binding protein C-terminal domain-containing protein has protein sequence MGFIMDLADPIVVLDQGRVLVEGAPDAVRTDDRVVDAYLGGPLDE, from the coding sequence ATGGGCTTCATCATGGATCTCGCCGACCCCATCGTCGTCCTCGACCAGGGCCGCGTCCTCGTCGAGGGCGCACCGGACGCCGTACGAACCGACGACCGAGTCGTCGACGCCTACCTCGGAGGGCCGCTCGATGAGTGA
- a CDS encoding glycosyltransferase family 4 protein, with protein sequence MRVAFVTAETVEHGATTGVPERFYRLASVLAGRGHDVQFFTTQWWEGDVDAFEHEGLDYYAVAPENDWRYRAGLPGALRSFDPDVVHAAGDPPGAALAARVGARLANASYLVECYDPPRREGGLSDRFYRAAVNGASTAVVPSRLVATAYRERGIDGDAFTVVEDPIEWETITSADPVDAGDIVYSRRLDGAANLESLLLALAEFREFDWSATVIGDGPEKENYVRQARDLRIDDRVEFVGERTVEERIRYFLDAHVYVQTARRSSFPTDLLRALACGCVALVEYHVDSAAHELVEHEERGFLATTDEELVERLRDAAAVDSTGPDPDYERYGERAFVERYLDFYRADRKTTPSL encoded by the coding sequence ATGCGCGTGGCGTTCGTGACGGCCGAGACCGTCGAGCACGGAGCGACGACGGGCGTCCCGGAACGCTTCTATCGCCTCGCGAGCGTCCTCGCCGGCCGCGGCCACGACGTCCAGTTCTTCACGACGCAGTGGTGGGAGGGCGACGTCGACGCCTTCGAACACGAGGGCCTCGACTACTACGCCGTCGCGCCCGAGAACGACTGGCGCTACCGCGCGGGCCTCCCGGGCGCGCTCCGGTCGTTCGACCCGGACGTCGTGCACGCCGCCGGCGACCCGCCGGGCGCGGCGCTCGCCGCCCGCGTCGGCGCACGACTCGCGAACGCCTCCTACCTCGTGGAGTGCTACGACCCGCCCCGGCGCGAAGGCGGGCTCTCCGACCGCTTCTACCGCGCCGCCGTGAACGGCGCGAGCACCGCCGTCGTCCCCTCCCGCCTCGTCGCGACGGCCTACCGCGAACGCGGCATCGACGGCGACGCCTTCACCGTCGTCGAAGACCCCATCGAGTGGGAGACCATCACGTCCGCCGACCCGGTCGACGCCGGTGACATCGTCTACTCCCGGCGGCTCGACGGCGCGGCGAACCTCGAATCCCTCCTCCTCGCGCTCGCGGAGTTCCGCGAGTTCGACTGGAGCGCGACCGTCATCGGCGACGGCCCGGAGAAGGAGAACTACGTCCGGCAGGCCCGCGACCTCCGCATCGACGACCGCGTCGAGTTCGTCGGCGAGCGAACGGTCGAAGAGCGCATCCGGTACTTCCTCGACGCGCACGTCTACGTCCAGACCGCGCGCCGCTCCTCCTTCCCGACGGACCTCCTGCGCGCGCTCGCCTGCGGCTGCGTCGCCCTCGTCGAATACCACGTCGACTCCGCCGCGCACGAACTCGTCGAACACGAAGAGCGCGGCTTCCTCGCGACGACCGACGAGGAGCTCGTCGAACGCCTCCGCGACGCCGCCGCCGTCGACTCCACTGGCCCTGACCCCGACTACGAGCGCTACGGCGAACGCGCGTTCGTCGAACGCTACCTCGACTTCTACCGCGCGGACCGCAAAACCACGCCGTCGCTCTGA
- a CDS encoding ABC transporter ATP-binding protein, with translation MSEHVLALDGVDSGYGDVQVLDDLSLHLDSEEIVCLVGPNGAGKSTVLKTAFGLLTPWTGSVRLNGDEIGGTPPEDVVRLGVGYVPQTENVFGSLTIEENLKIGGVPRHSGVGERIEELYERFPLLTEKKRAKASTLSGGQRQVLAFARALMTEPDVLLIDEPSAGLAPNTAKDVFEDVVAVNELGTAVLMVEQNARQGLAISDRGYVLDQGQVAYEDDADDLMDNPEVAELYLGG, from the coding sequence ATGAGTGAGCACGTGCTCGCGCTCGACGGCGTCGACTCCGGCTACGGCGACGTCCAGGTCCTCGACGACCTCAGCCTCCACCTCGACTCGGAGGAGATCGTCTGCCTCGTCGGCCCGAACGGCGCGGGGAAATCCACCGTGCTGAAGACCGCGTTCGGCCTCCTCACCCCGTGGACGGGCAGCGTCCGCCTGAACGGCGACGAAATCGGCGGCACGCCGCCCGAGGACGTCGTTCGACTCGGCGTCGGCTACGTCCCGCAGACCGAGAACGTCTTCGGGAGTCTCACCATCGAGGAGAACCTCAAAATCGGCGGCGTCCCCCGGCACTCGGGCGTCGGCGAACGCATCGAGGAGCTCTACGAGCGCTTCCCGCTCCTCACCGAGAAGAAACGCGCGAAAGCGAGCACGCTCTCCGGCGGCCAACGCCAGGTCCTCGCGTTCGCCCGCGCGCTCATGACCGAACCCGACGTCCTCCTCATCGACGAACCCTCGGCGGGCCTCGCCCCCAACACCGCGAAGGACGTCTTCGAGGACGTCGTCGCCGTCAACGAACTCGGCACCGCCGTCCTGATGGTCGAACAGAACGCCCGCCAGGGCCTCGCCATCTCCGACCGCGGCTACGTCCTCGACCAAGGCCAAGTCGCCTACGAAGACGACGCCGACGACCTCATGGACAACCCCGAAGTCGCCGAACTCTACCTCGGCGGCTAG
- a CDS encoding alpha/beta fold hydrolase encodes MARDGAELYTHRSDTVCTDRGSGDPVVFAHGTLMDRTMFDPQIEAFADEYRTVAYDLRARTDRYAEPYDLDDLVADAERFLDARGIDSCVLCGMSMGGFMGLRFALAHPERVDGLVLVDSMAKPHTEADQERHGATAEAIDDEPAVPRAVAEPVTEELFGATSREERTGLVDGWVDRWTTYPGRAVANEVRSWLGREDLRERVADIDVPVLAVHGEEDATLDIDAARDSYAAIPDLTFEPIPEAGHSSNCENPDAVNDALAAFLDRVY; translated from the coding sequence ATGGCACGCGATGGCGCGGAACTGTATACGCACCGGAGCGACACGGTCTGCACCGACCGCGGGAGCGGCGATCCGGTCGTGTTCGCCCACGGCACGCTGATGGACCGGACGATGTTCGACCCGCAGATCGAGGCGTTCGCAGACGAGTACCGGACGGTCGCGTACGACCTCCGCGCGCGCACCGACCGCTACGCCGAACCCTACGACCTCGACGACCTCGTCGCCGACGCCGAGCGCTTCCTCGACGCGCGCGGCATCGACTCGTGTGTCCTCTGTGGGATGTCGATGGGCGGCTTCATGGGCCTGCGCTTCGCCCTCGCGCACCCCGAGCGCGTCGACGGGCTCGTCCTCGTGGACTCGATGGCGAAACCGCACACCGAGGCCGACCAGGAGCGCCACGGCGCGACCGCCGAGGCCATCGACGACGAACCCGCGGTGCCGCGGGCCGTCGCCGAACCCGTGACGGAAGAGCTGTTCGGCGCGACCAGCCGCGAGGAGCGCACCGGCCTCGTCGACGGCTGGGTGGACCGCTGGACGACCTACCCCGGTCGCGCCGTCGCCAACGAGGTCCGCTCGTGGCTCGGCCGCGAGGACCTCCGGGAGCGCGTCGCCGACATCGACGTCCCCGTCCTCGCGGTCCACGGCGAGGAGGACGCCACTCTCGATATCGACGCCGCCCGTGACTCCTACGCCGCCATCCCCGACCTCACGTTCGAGCCGATCCCGGAAGCGGGTCACTCCTCGAACTGCGAGAACCCGGACGCGGTGAACGACGCGCTCGCGGCGTTCCTCGACCGCGTCTACTGA
- a CDS encoding proline dehydrogenase family protein — MIPPIADRFVAGETPASALDHVESLNDGDVKAILNLLGEHYDERPPADGDADAYVDLVSDIATSRVDACISVKPSQIGLDVGDGVFEENLARIVDAAEEHGVFCWVDMEDHTTTDVTLDAVEDAAETHPGGVGIAIQANLKRTKEDLVRFADIPAAVRLVKGAYDEPREVAYKNKADVNEKYEEYLTYLFEHYDDGEIAVGSHDPRMIDYAKELHDAHGTEFEFQMLMGVREDEQFRLARDYEMYQYVPYGGKWFQYFYRRVMERKENILFAARAILGR, encoded by the coding sequence ATGATTCCCCCAATCGCCGACCGATTCGTGGCCGGGGAGACGCCAGCCAGCGCGCTCGACCACGTCGAATCACTCAACGACGGCGACGTGAAGGCCATCCTCAACCTCCTCGGCGAGCATTACGACGAACGCCCGCCCGCCGACGGGGACGCCGACGCCTACGTCGACCTCGTCTCCGACATCGCGACCTCCCGCGTCGACGCCTGCATCTCCGTGAAACCCTCGCAGATCGGCCTCGACGTCGGCGACGGCGTCTTCGAGGAGAACCTCGCGCGCATCGTCGACGCCGCCGAAGAACACGGCGTCTTCTGCTGGGTGGACATGGAGGACCACACCACCACCGACGTCACGCTCGACGCCGTCGAAGACGCCGCCGAAACCCACCCCGGCGGCGTCGGCATCGCCATCCAAGCGAACCTGAAACGCACGAAAGAAGACTTAGTGCGCTTCGCCGACATTCCCGCCGCCGTCCGCCTCGTCAAGGGCGCGTACGACGAACCCCGCGAGGTCGCCTACAAGAACAAAGCCGACGTGAACGAGAAATACGAGGAGTACCTCACCTACCTCTTCGAGCACTACGACGACGGCGAAATCGCCGTCGGCAGCCACGACCCCCGCATGATCGACTACGCGAAAGAACTCCACGACGCACACGGCACGGAGTTCGAGTTCCAGATGCTCATGGGCGTGCGCGAAGACGAGCAGTTCCGGCTCGCCCGCGACTACGAGATGTACCAGTACGTCCCCTACGGCGGCAAGTGGTTCCAGTACTTCTACCGCCGCGTCATGGAGCGCAAGGAGAACATCCTCTTCGCCGCGCGCGCCATCCTCGGCCGCTAA
- a CDS encoding branched-chain amino acid ABC transporter permease, translating to MSALLQYVVNGLVYSAIIVLASIGLSLVYSIRGFANFAHGDTLTVGAYAALITFSGTSALLATSGSANAEGGLAGLLGGPAAFVVALAVGMAVAAVVAIASERLVFSKLDTSSIGLLIASIGVAFVMRAIVQIFFGNIQQAYQLPRSGPLPFFSALGVAVTARDVVVVVATLVLVAALHAILQYTSLGRQMRATSDNRDLARASGIRTSRIVDATWAIGAGLAGAGGVFLGLSLRLEPLMGFNILLVVFAAVILGGIGSVYGAMLGGLVIGVVHEFVPALSSLGIPISAQYANAVAFLIMVVILLVRPQGIMGEAVK from the coding sequence ATGTCTGCTTTACTCCAGTACGTCGTCAACGGCCTCGTCTACAGCGCGATTATCGTCCTCGCGAGCATCGGCCTGAGCCTCGTCTACAGCATCCGCGGGTTCGCGAACTTCGCGCACGGCGACACCCTCACGGTCGGCGCGTACGCCGCGCTCATCACGTTCTCCGGGACGTCCGCGCTGCTCGCGACGAGCGGCAGCGCGAACGCGGAGGGCGGTCTCGCCGGCCTGCTCGGCGGCCCCGCGGCGTTCGTCGTCGCGCTCGCCGTCGGCATGGCGGTCGCCGCCGTCGTCGCTATCGCGAGCGAACGCCTCGTCTTCTCGAAGCTCGACACCTCGTCTATCGGGTTGCTCATCGCGAGCATCGGTGTCGCGTTCGTGATGCGCGCAATCGTCCAGATCTTCTTCGGGAACATCCAGCAGGCCTACCAGCTCCCGCGCTCCGGGCCGCTCCCGTTCTTCAGCGCGCTCGGCGTCGCCGTCACCGCGCGCGACGTCGTCGTCGTCGTCGCGACGCTCGTCCTCGTCGCCGCGCTCCACGCCATCCTCCAGTACACGAGCCTCGGCCGGCAGATGCGCGCCACCTCCGACAACCGCGACCTCGCGCGGGCGAGCGGCATCCGAACGAGCCGCATCGTCGACGCGACGTGGGCCATCGGTGCGGGGCTCGCCGGCGCGGGCGGCGTCTTCCTCGGCCTCAGCCTCCGCCTCGAACCACTCATGGGCTTCAACATCCTCCTCGTCGTCTTCGCCGCCGTCATCCTCGGCGGCATCGGGAGCGTCTACGGCGCGATGCTCGGCGGCCTCGTCATCGGCGTCGTCCACGAGTTCGTCCCCGCGCTCTCCTCGCTCGGCATCCCGATTAGCGCACAGTACGCGAACGCCGTCGCGTTCCTCATCATGGTCGTCATCCTGCTCGTCCGCCCGCAGGGCATCATGGGGGAGGCGGTCAAATGA